From Pan troglodytes isolate AG18354 chromosome 1, NHGRI_mPanTro3-v2.0_pri, whole genome shotgun sequence:
TTAAACACACTTCCTAACAAGGAATTCACAAAAGCTATTCATATTTATCATATTAACTTTAAACACACTTCCTAACAAAGAATTCCTAAAAGGAATTCACCCTCACTAGAGCTGAACCCTCCACTAACCAGCTCCCTACACGATGTCCCTCTCTGTAGCTTCTACCCCAGGTCATCCCTCTGCCCTTACTGGAGCAATCCTGTGATACCCACTTCAGGATATAGAGCACCAAACAGGACAATGCATTCTAGTGTCCCCTTCCCTAGACATCTCCagtggctggcacacagtagatgctgaTTGGTGTTTATTGTAACAAAAAAAGGCTGTGCTATGGCCCCCAGAGAAAGCTCACCATCCTTCCTCACCTGATCAGCTGGTCCAGGTAGCCTCTGAAGAAGCAGACCCTTCTTACATAAAGCATCTGGAGGTACTCCAGCCTGAGGAGCACAGAGCTGAATTCAGCAACTAACCGTTCTTGGCTGTCAGAGCTTAGCAGGTAACGACAGCCATCGGAGATGAAGAGTTTGCGAAGATTCCTCATCTGGCTCAGGTAACGGCTTAACTCTACCATCATACGTGGCCAGCACATGTTCCAAATTTCCAACACTTGGATACTGTCTGGGTATACTGTTTCCAATATGTTTCTGAAATTTAGAATGTTCATTGAATAATTCACCACCTTAGTACAGCACAGGTGTACTGAACCTCTTCTGTGCTGGACCCACCCAGAGAAGAAGCTCAGATCTTCATTCATGAATTTTTCCTTGAGGCAAACATCCATGAACACCTTCAAGGGCTGCTTCTCTCCTGTCCTTGGACAGTCCTCCACTGTCTGCCTCTTACTCATGGCCTCTGGGGAGCAGGACAGGGGCCTGGCTCCAGACCATATGGTCCAAAAATTCTCATCAACATCCCGCATTTCCAGCACTTGAAGTTTCCACCTCCTGTGAgtaacataggggaaaagctcaGAACGTAGACAAGGACCCACCCCTGACCTGGGCTTTCACTCCACATCAAGGACTTCAGCTGCTTTTTTCCTCAGCGCCCCTCCTTCTGTCTCTTCTCCATCCCTTTCCCCCTTGGATTCTGCCTGGTACCCACTTCTAGTGCCTTTACCTTCCACTGGGAGCAGGCAGGTTCCTGTTTCCTCAGTGGACACTGTATGGTGAGCAGTCCTTTCCCAGAGGAGCTGGGCAATAGCCAAGAACTTTCCCAGCTTTCTCACTGGCACCATCAGAAGCCCCTGGGCCACCCCGGGTTCCCAATTTGTCTGACCCAGCTGTTTAGTCCCTGGACACCTGGGCCCTCCCCACCTGGGTCACCTCACCTGGGGCGAACCTTTTGGGCAAGCAGGCAATCAATCCCATCCACTACATAATGTAAGATCTCCAGATCAGGCGTCTTCATCAGGGACcccagagggaggcaggggaagggccaggcctgcaccatcacCTTCAGAACCTCGCAGCGTCTGCTAGTGAAGGCCTCCACGAACAGTGGGGGGAAGAGCTCCCTGGGCAGCTCATCCAGGACGGAGATGGCCAAGGCCTGGTCCCTCAGCAGGCTCTGCCCTGCCAGCTCTAGGAGTCTGCGTGGGGCCTGGAAGCTCATCCTGATAAATCTGCAAGAAAACAAATCCAGAGGAAAGACAAACTTATCAGGCCAGTCCTCTCACACCCTGACTTCTCCTGGGCCAAAAGTCACTACTCTGGCAGATGTGAAAGAGTCCTAAGTTTACCCCAATTCAACTCTGCAATAATTGGCCACAGAGACATAGTTCTGCCCTTCTGGTACCAAGAATAGTGTCTCCTAACCTCCAAGGAACGGGCAAGATCACTCCTACTCCATGAATTTTCATTAATTGCTCCACCCAACTCTATTAGCTCTGGGAAGTGTTACCAAGAATCTTCAAAACTCAGCtccttttttgagaaaaaatgtCTTCTCAATTTAAGGATCTAAAACAATGGTCatgtggctgggcttggtggctcacaactgtagtcccagcaccttggaggccaaggcgggcggctcacttgatgtcaggagttagagaccagcctggccaacaaggtgaaacccagtccttactaaaaatacaaaaagtagccaggcatggtggcaggtgcctgtaactccagctactcgggaggctgaggcacaagaatcacttgaacccaggaggcggaggttgcagtgagctgagatagtgccactgcactccagcctgggcaatagagcgagactcagtctcaaaaaaaataaaatacaataaaacaataaaacaatggtAATGGGAGTCTCCTGTGGCCCCAAACAGCCTACAGTCTCAGTTCCCACAGTGAACTTGGCTGGGAGAGACTAAAGGGATATTTTTAATTAGACACCATTATGTTCACTTTCAAAAGAGTAATGAGGGGCCACACATGgaggctcacagctgtaattccaacactttggcaAGCCAAGGCAGAACAATCACTTAAGCCCTGGAGTTgctgaccagcctgggctacatagtgagaccctgtctctccaaaaaaatacaaaaaatagatggatgtgatggcgcacacctgtagtcccagctgctctgcaggctgaggtggaaggatggcttgtgTCTGGGAAGCAGAAGTTACAGCGATCTGAGACTCTGCCACTGTacccccagcctgggcagaacagcaagactctgtcttaataaaataaataaataaataaaatattacccaCTTTGGAATGGAGTCTAGAGAAACAAAGGGATCCCACATTCAGAACAAAGACTCCATTCTTGAAAATGGTGTATGAGACCAgtcatgttggctcatgcctgtaatcccaagactttagaaggcaaagtgggaggtttgcttgaatcTAGGTGTcccagaccagcctaggtaacaaaccaagaccccatcactataaaaaaaaataataatagacctggcatggtggctcacacctgtaatctcagcactttgtgagactgaggcgggcagatcgcctgagtttgggagtttaagaccagcctggccaacatagtgaaaccctatctctattaaaaatacaaaaattagccaggcatggtggcagacacccacagtcccagctacttgggaggctgaagcaggagaatcacttgaacccgggaagcagaatttgcagtgagccaagatcatgcctctgcactcgaacctgggcaacagagtgagactctctctcaaaaaaaaaaaaagaaagaaagaaaaaaccaaaaacaaaacaaaaacaaaaaaattagccagttacaCTGGTGCATGCCtgaattccagctattcagaaggctagAACTTCTGAgtagggaggatggcttgagcccagaaggcagaggttgcagtgagtcgagatcacaatACTGCATTCCACCAAGAATGACGCAGGAAGACaatgcctcaaagaaaaaaaaaaaaagacttcagtcAATTGCATTATTTTTCAACTGCTTGATTCGGAACtctgaagctgggcatggtggctcacacctataatcccagcactttgagaggcctaggtgggcagatcacgaggtcaggtgttcgagaccagcctggccaacatggtgaaaccctgtctctactaaaaatacaaaagttagccgggcatggtggtgggcacctgtaatcccagctactcaggaggctgaggcaggagaattgcttgaacctaggaggcagaggttgcagtgagccgagacctcatcattgcactccagcctgggtgacagagcaagactccatctcagaaaaaaaaaaaaaaaacatttgaaatgacATAAactaaacacaaataaaatatttggagtGAAGAGATAAAACTGcattagagaaaaaattaaagcCTACATCTGTTCATCTGAAAAACAGGCAGGAAAATTCTCTGTGCCACCTTGGCCTTCATGTCGCCATCTCTACTGGCTGACTGTGGGTCATAGGAGTGCCCCTGTGAAGGTACCTGACTTACCAGATCTGGACTCACTTTGCAGTCTGCTCGGACCTCTTGGAGAATCAAGCAATAACTCCAGGTACCACAGCTTGCGGTCTCTTCTGTGGATGTTCACAAGCTTTCttggatctttctttttttttgagatggagtttcgctcttgttgcccagtttggagtaaaatggcgtgatctcggctcaccgcaacctccacctcctggattcaagtgattctcctgtctcagcctccaaagtagccggaattacaggcatgcgccaccacacctagctaattttgtatttttaacagagatggtgtttcaccatattggccaggctggtcttgggaactcctgacctcatgatccaccctcctcctcagcctcccaaagtgctgggattacaggcatgagccacggctccCAGCAACTTTCTTGGACTTTCCTAATCCCACCTCCTTTATCAAATTCCAGATTCCTATCAGAAAGTGATGCCTGATTGGATTTCTGAATTCCACCCAGTTAAGCCTGATTGAAGTTTCGGCTTTCTGCAGAATAATGGATTGAATCAGATATCCAATCATGAAACTGAAAGCACTGTAATTAGGGTGGAAGTCAAGAACTCATTTTGATGATTTTGATGTCACCAAAGAACTCCCAACCATAA
This genomic window contains:
- the LOC736510 gene encoding PRAME family member 18; its protein translation is MSFQAPRRLLELAGQSLLRDQALAISVLDELPRELFPPLFVEAFTSRRCEVLKVMVQAWPFPCLPLGSLMKTPDLEILHYVVDGIDCLLAQKVRPRRWKLQVLEMRDVDENFWTIWSGARPLSCSPEAMSKRQTVEDCPRTGEKQPLKVFMDVCLKEKFMNEDLSFFSGWVQHRRGSVHLCCTKVVNYSMNILNFRNILETVYPDSIQVLEIWNMCWPRMMVELSRYLSQMRNLRKLFISDGCRYLLSSDSQERLVAEFSSVLLRLEYLQMLYVRRVCFFRGYLDQLIRCLRSPLETLALTYGFLEEEDLKCLPWYPSLSQLKQLNLSHGALRFIRLEPLRALLEKVAATLQTLFLVDCGIGDSKLRVILPALSRCSNLTTFCFHGNDTSMDALKDLLRHTGRLSNLSLETYPAPRESLDNRGRVISELLTPLQAELMRILREVREPKRIFFGPVSCPCCGTSPTEQLEFNFCLWGRPA